In one Pseudomonas sp. SCA2728.1_7 genomic region, the following are encoded:
- a CDS encoding YbaN family protein, whose product MDNPIGNRPLMLRYLLLAVGWLSVALGVIGIFLPVLPTTPFLLLAAACFARSSPRFYQWLVEHPRLGPWIRDYLDGNGIPLKGKVYAIGLMWASILFSCYLVPLPWARGFMLTSAVLVTVYIVRQKTLRKP is encoded by the coding sequence ATGGACAACCCCATAGGCAACCGCCCCCTGATGTTGCGCTACTTGCTGCTGGCCGTCGGCTGGCTCAGCGTGGCATTGGGGGTGATCGGGATTTTCCTGCCCGTCCTGCCCACCACCCCTTTCCTTCTGCTCGCCGCAGCCTGCTTCGCGCGCAGCTCTCCGCGTTTCTATCAATGGCTGGTCGAGCATCCACGGCTCGGGCCATGGATCCGCGATTACCTCGATGGCAATGGCATACCGCTCAAGGGCAAGGTCTACGCGATCGGGCTGATGTGGGCGAGCATTCTGTTCTCGTGTTACCTGGTGCCACTGCCGTGGGCGCGGGGGTTCATGCTGACCAGTGCGGTGTTAGTGACGGTCTATATCGTGCGGCAGAAGACACTTCGCAAGCCTTGA
- a CDS encoding Ig-like domain repeat protein, whose translation MPSHKNFRFPALTESNATLALRPLLIPGMHEPVQDGDGGINIQTATSDPKGLQCVINPYGHPMSEGDKLEIYYDTEIVLERWVTADEVNQRVFFYLPTPVKSGWIENCHYVLTRVGTTVPDPPSAALRIWVKLDKPGNRDKEPHLPDGHSELNIVQLPPELVEQGVIDAEWAKKGVLATIPHYVFCTRNDQVRLQLGDYWLAAHRITQAQADGQQPIEILIDQDAILGAGDGLKREIKFFANDEVWNWADRHSKRTYIDVDAGGWRLEAPIIKEAVNGVITIRNLNKLPVKIQIHVNSQYFGVGDRVKMIFIGTPPDNGEPIICSESRDIENVPSVLEIEVPYALIRAIARGRADASYILYRKAGGDPLSSKRAFADVDGDVNILPEPSIRELIGDTLEPDELYATVEVRYGMKNGDLICLKWTGIKSNGDDYLHEVPHIVSANEAKEGLVTFYIDAEHIIVLDKGRLDVSYVVANDAPGLLDIRESERLLAKVEKIRATLPKPVVEEADPPGDVLDPSKVFDIVHVLIAAAKTLKDDVLTYYWRSLNPFASTSDWLPITTVTAGQPVSFRVDAEFVANNIGQYVKVRYVLLRASNKQYEYSDTLNLLIGELVGELPPPEVVQAPDKTLNPMDGLNGVDINASYSSMNPDRDTIRLKWLGTPGAGTSDDLELPGSHTGTVQFHLPPSVVGANIAKTVSVEYDVTRYTLTTPSKMLGLYVSGFQDPENELPHPQVPQAQNKVLDLMTFSGDAKAVLAIWPYIALKQRLWFYLIGQTSSGASHTIPLISGEEITPPQVSSGLNESLLRSELMKLGHSTPANVICKVAFDGSEKENTACVFPQLPLTIRTRYDYVQPVITGVTDSRGEVAEDGKTRDEKVTVTGTATRGESVELFDNVTKSMGTALVGADSIWRREIGPLTEKPYSITAKALYDADPVSSQPRTFTVKFAQTPEILSVTDSRGTVAEGATTYDNSVLVAGSATPNLQIQLQENNQPGPTLDVDDKGNWNHRFNNLKVQPYSIVAKALYDIDPALSPPRTFNVAQAVTPTISRVSDIRGEIAPNGTTYYRTVTLTGKASPNEKIILRNADTAIDTIDVTDSGDWQYVFNNLGLSTTYRLTALGDYGSNPESSPPRVFSVAAFVSPTITTVTDSVGAVGPNETTYDNAVTVKGEATPREQIQMYNKGTAVGSPVNVNADKQWTASVTGLTIGDQSLKARALYAAVPVESPARDFKVAAHIAPTLTSVHDGISEIGNGGQTKSTSVTLRGMVTPNRQVQIYDNNSPRHTVTAVGSAWNTTLSVGLGGHSLRVKALSTGQDSNTRTFTVISPIPPLNFNTASVTLSGRCYLITSWAAYPNFGPGTYVQHTANGGVPPYRYSSSNNNVAAVEVSSGLVTVRGNGVATITVTDNASQSKGYNVHVTGVKFLVGLDGGNWNTIRDRAAARGKRLPSMGELREIHNAWIGRWPMENYLYWAADSAGGWPARYWLKNLVNGAEGHVQYYGSGLGVGIDP comes from the coding sequence ATGCCTTCTCACAAGAATTTCCGCTTCCCTGCCCTCACGGAAAGCAACGCAACACTGGCACTGCGTCCCCTGCTGATTCCAGGAATGCACGAGCCGGTGCAGGATGGCGATGGCGGTATCAATATCCAGACCGCCACCAGCGACCCTAAAGGCTTGCAGTGTGTCATCAATCCTTATGGGCACCCCATGAGCGAGGGTGACAAACTCGAGATTTATTACGATACCGAAATTGTGCTCGAACGATGGGTGACGGCCGACGAGGTCAACCAACGGGTGTTCTTTTACCTACCGACGCCTGTCAAGTCTGGCTGGATTGAAAACTGCCACTATGTGCTGACCCGCGTGGGCACAACTGTACCCGACCCGCCCTCGGCGGCCTTGCGGATATGGGTCAAGCTTGACAAGCCGGGAAATCGTGACAAAGAACCGCATTTGCCCGATGGCCACTCAGAGCTGAACATCGTGCAACTGCCGCCCGAACTGGTCGAACAGGGCGTGATAGACGCCGAATGGGCCAAAAAAGGTGTGCTGGCCACAATCCCTCATTATGTGTTTTGCACGCGCAACGATCAGGTGCGTTTGCAGCTGGGCGACTACTGGCTTGCTGCGCACCGCATCACGCAAGCGCAAGCCGACGGCCAGCAACCGATCGAAATCCTCATTGATCAGGACGCCATTCTCGGCGCCGGAGACGGTCTCAAACGGGAAATCAAATTCTTCGCCAATGACGAGGTCTGGAACTGGGCCGACCGCCACTCCAAACGCACCTACATCGACGTGGATGCGGGCGGCTGGCGCTTGGAGGCCCCCATCATCAAGGAAGCCGTCAACGGCGTCATTACCATCAGGAATTTGAACAAACTGCCGGTGAAGATCCAGATCCATGTCAACAGCCAGTACTTCGGCGTGGGCGACAGGGTGAAAATGATCTTCATCGGCACGCCGCCGGATAACGGTGAGCCAATCATCTGCAGCGAATCCCGCGACATTGAAAACGTCCCCTCAGTGTTGGAAATCGAAGTGCCCTATGCGTTGATCAGGGCCATCGCCAGAGGTCGCGCCGATGCGTCGTATATCCTCTACAGAAAGGCCGGTGGCGACCCGCTGTCTTCCAAGCGCGCCTTTGCGGATGTAGACGGCGACGTCAACATCCTCCCCGAGCCGAGCATTCGAGAATTGATAGGCGATACCCTCGAACCGGACGAGCTTTACGCCACTGTCGAAGTGCGCTACGGCATGAAAAATGGCGACTTGATCTGTCTGAAATGGACCGGCATCAAGTCCAATGGCGATGACTATCTGCATGAAGTTCCGCATATCGTCAGCGCCAACGAAGCCAAGGAAGGCCTGGTCACGTTCTACATCGATGCCGAGCACATCATTGTGCTTGATAAAGGCAGGCTCGACGTTTCCTACGTGGTCGCGAACGATGCACCCGGCCTCCTCGACATCCGGGAATCCGAACGGCTGCTGGCCAAGGTCGAGAAGATCCGGGCGACGCTGCCCAAACCTGTCGTCGAGGAGGCCGATCCGCCGGGGGATGTACTGGACCCGTCGAAGGTGTTCGATATTGTCCATGTACTGATCGCCGCAGCGAAGACCCTCAAGGATGATGTACTGACTTATTACTGGCGCAGTCTCAATCCTTTTGCCAGTACCAGCGACTGGCTGCCCATCACCACAGTAACTGCTGGTCAACCGGTAAGTTTTCGGGTGGATGCAGAGTTTGTGGCGAACAATATCGGTCAATACGTGAAAGTGCGCTACGTGTTATTGCGTGCCTCGAACAAACAGTACGAGTACTCGGACACGCTCAATTTGCTCATAGGCGAACTCGTCGGCGAGTTGCCGCCGCCCGAGGTGGTACAGGCACCCGACAAGACGCTCAACCCAATGGATGGGTTGAATGGCGTAGACATCAACGCCAGTTACTCCAGCATGAACCCGGACCGGGACACGATCCGTTTAAAGTGGTTAGGAACGCCCGGCGCAGGCACCTCTGATGATCTGGAGTTGCCGGGCAGTCACACTGGCACCGTTCAATTCCATTTACCACCTTCGGTGGTTGGCGCCAATATTGCGAAAACGGTGTCGGTTGAATACGACGTAACCCGCTATACCCTCACAACGCCCTCAAAAATGCTCGGCCTGTATGTTTCAGGCTTCCAGGACCCCGAAAACGAACTGCCCCACCCGCAAGTACCTCAGGCACAGAACAAAGTCCTGGATCTGATGACCTTCAGCGGCGATGCAAAAGCTGTCCTCGCTATTTGGCCCTACATTGCACTGAAACAGCGCCTTTGGTTCTACCTTATAGGACAAACAAGTTCAGGCGCGTCCCATACGATCCCGCTGATCAGCGGTGAGGAAATAACCCCGCCCCAAGTCAGCAGCGGACTCAACGAAAGCTTGCTCAGAAGCGAACTGATGAAACTGGGCCACTCCACGCCCGCCAATGTGATTTGCAAAGTGGCATTCGATGGCAGTGAAAAGGAGAACACTGCCTGCGTATTCCCACAGCTGCCCTTGACCATCAGAACCCGCTACGACTACGTGCAACCGGTCATCACCGGTGTGACGGATTCACGGGGCGAGGTGGCAGAGGACGGCAAAACCCGCGATGAAAAGGTCACCGTCACCGGCACGGCCACCCGGGGCGAATCGGTCGAGCTGTTCGATAATGTGACGAAATCAATGGGCACCGCGCTGGTGGGAGCCGACAGTATCTGGCGCCGCGAGATCGGTCCATTGACCGAGAAACCCTACAGCATCACCGCCAAGGCCCTGTATGACGCCGACCCGGTGTCCAGCCAGCCCAGAACGTTCACCGTCAAATTCGCCCAGACGCCGGAAATTCTCTCGGTTACTGACTCGCGAGGAACCGTCGCTGAAGGGGCGACCACCTATGACAACAGCGTCCTGGTGGCTGGCAGCGCGACGCCAAACCTGCAGATTCAGTTACAGGAGAATAATCAGCCAGGCCCAACCCTTGATGTCGATGACAAGGGCAACTGGAACCACCGCTTCAACAACCTCAAAGTGCAGCCCTACAGCATCGTTGCCAAGGCTTTATACGATATCGATCCCGCGCTGAGCCCGCCGCGAACATTCAACGTGGCACAAGCGGTTACGCCGACGATTTCCAGGGTCAGTGATATCCGCGGTGAAATCGCCCCCAATGGCACCACTTACTACCGAACCGTCACCCTGACGGGCAAGGCCAGTCCGAATGAAAAGATTATTCTGCGCAACGCGGACACGGCCATCGATACGATAGATGTCACCGACAGCGGCGATTGGCAATACGTTTTCAATAACCTGGGCCTGTCGACCACTTACCGCCTCACCGCGCTGGGCGACTATGGCAGCAATCCAGAGTCCAGCCCGCCCAGAGTCTTTTCTGTTGCAGCCTTTGTTTCACCGACGATTACCACGGTCACAGACTCGGTCGGCGCGGTGGGGCCGAATGAAACGACTTATGACAACGCGGTCACCGTCAAAGGCGAAGCCACCCCGCGCGAGCAGATCCAGATGTACAACAAAGGCACTGCCGTCGGTTCACCGGTCAACGTCAATGCCGATAAACAATGGACGGCGTCTGTCACTGGTTTGACGATCGGCGACCAAAGCCTCAAGGCCCGGGCCTTGTATGCCGCGGTTCCGGTGGAAAGCCCGGCGCGAGACTTCAAAGTCGCCGCGCACATCGCGCCGACGTTGACGTCTGTGCATGACGGCATCAGTGAAATCGGCAATGGCGGGCAAACCAAAAGCACTTCGGTAACCCTGCGCGGTATGGTCACCCCGAATCGTCAGGTCCAGATTTACGACAACAACAGCCCAAGGCACACGGTGACTGCCGTGGGCAGCGCCTGGAACACTACCTTGTCGGTGGGTTTGGGCGGGCATTCGCTGAGAGTAAAAGCGTTGAGTACCGGGCAGGATTCAAATACGCGGACCTTCACTGTGATCTCGCCGATTCCGCCGTTGAATTTCAATACGGCCAGCGTGACATTGAGTGGCAGGTGTTACCTCATTACCAGCTGGGCTGCATATCCAAATTTTGGTCCAGGCACATATGTACAGCACACGGCAAACGGCGGCGTCCCCCCCTATCGTTACTCGTCGAGTAACAACAATGTCGCTGCAGTAGAAGTCAGTTCAGGGTTGGTGACTGTCAGAGGTAATGGGGTCGCAACGATCACTGTCACTGACAACGCAAGCCAGTCCAAGGGCTACAACGTTCATGTCACAGGGGTGAAATTCCTTGTGGGACTGGACGGTGGAAACTGGAACACGATCAGAGACAGGGCAGCAGCCCGAGGAAAGCGATTGCCGTCAATGGGTGAGTTGCGGGAAATCCATAACGCCTGGATTGGCCGTTGGCCGATGGAGAACTATTTGTACTGGGCCGCTGACTCCGCAGGTGGTTGGCCAGCTCGGTACTGGTTAAAAAATCTGGTCAATGGTGCAGAAGGGCACGTCCAGTACTACGGATCTGGCCTGGGAGTTGGCATTGACCCTTAG
- a CDS encoding YecA family protein: MSFAEQLTRLQVFLDADELHDEALDYVAAHGYLTALSICAEDVPEREWIDALFAEEPHYSSDAQREEIEATLIGLKAHIARQLASDEEFELPCELDLGDEPDDSELRGWCIGFMEGVFLREAAWFETAEEEVSEMLLPIMVGSGLFDEQPEFEDIAKDANLMDDMIVQIPEALTALYLLCQAPDEKPAILKPRHH, translated from the coding sequence ATGTCCTTCGCTGAGCAACTGACCCGCCTGCAAGTTTTCCTCGACGCCGACGAGCTGCATGACGAGGCGCTGGATTACGTGGCCGCTCACGGCTACCTCACCGCGCTGTCGATCTGCGCTGAAGACGTACCGGAGCGTGAGTGGATCGACGCCCTGTTCGCCGAAGAGCCGCATTACAGCAGCGACGCCCAGCGCGAAGAGATCGAAGCCACCCTGATCGGCCTCAAGGCCCACATCGCCCGTCAACTGGCCTCGGATGAAGAGTTCGAGCTGCCATGCGAACTGGACCTGGGCGACGAGCCGGACGATTCCGAACTGCGCGGCTGGTGCATCGGTTTCATGGAAGGCGTGTTCCTGCGTGAAGCCGCCTGGTTCGAAACCGCTGAAGAAGAAGTCAGCGAAATGTTGCTGCCGATCATGGTCGGTTCGGGCCTGTTCGACGAACAGCCTGAGTTCGAAGACATCGCCAAGGACGCCAACCTGATGGACGACATGATCGTGCAGATCCCGGAAGCCCTCACCGCGCTGTACCTGCTGTGCCAGGCGCCCGACGAAAAACCGGCGATCCTCAAGCCTCGTCACCACTAA
- a CDS encoding autotransporter outer membrane beta-barrel domain-containing protein: MKPEVFSFCRIASSGSFRMLVAIPAFFMLGSPAFAVIVDNSTLDVDSTVPPTDYLVRNNGVLNLAQAMTHTLNVISGSTLNINGATVNAESGIEGISITASRGNLVQADVTSDSIAMMVNRSFSSTQGSTVTATDSQFRGGEAGIQITALSNLTLIDSEVTGQAAGSVGLNMIGGEVHATDGTRISGDRAGVRMVNDSSVSGSNTLVLDGASVEGRNGPAIEVAGGANVIIEVLNNSTLQGSANQLLAVQEASTAAVKVGNSTLIGNFSVTGASTADFIFDRGHMTGDMLVEDGSTANVTLQNQSQFTGRLDKVASVNINDNSNWTLTGDDFVGAMRLEGGRVIFGAAQAPATYFELTVGSLAGTGTFEMKGDFASGQRDFLNVLGQSEGQFDLAVQASGLDAASPQQLTLVRTGTTDGANFALAGDQRVDVGTWSYGLASREIEGGAKEWFLDPTTEVISPGARSVLALFNTAPTVWYGELSSLRSRMGELRFNGGQAGGWIRTYGNKYNVADGSGVGYQQTQQGLSLGADARVGESQVLVGVLAGTSESDLDLNRGTSGTVKSYYVGPYVTWLDSDTGYYFDGVLKFNRFRNESKVNLSDGSRTKGDYDNWGVGGSAEFGRHIKLANGYFVEPSAQLSAVQIQGKHYTLDNDMDADGDRMRSLLGKAGATFGRNFALANGAVAQPYVRAAVAHEFASNNEVKVNNNVFNNDLSGSRAEFGAGVAVAMSQRWQMHFDLDYAKGKHIEQPYGVNLGLRYFW; this comes from the coding sequence ATGAAACCTGAAGTCTTTTCATTCTGCAGAATCGCTTCCAGCGGAAGCTTTCGAATGCTGGTAGCGATACCGGCATTTTTTATGTTGGGGTCACCTGCGTTCGCGGTCATCGTCGATAACAGTACGCTGGATGTGGACTCGACAGTGCCGCCCACTGATTACCTGGTGCGCAATAACGGAGTACTGAATCTTGCCCAGGCCATGACTCATACCCTGAATGTGATTTCCGGATCGACGCTGAACATCAATGGCGCCACGGTGAATGCTGAAAGTGGCATTGAGGGGATTTCCATCACGGCCAGTCGAGGCAATCTTGTGCAGGCCGATGTCACCAGCGACTCGATAGCAATGATGGTCAATCGGTCTTTCTCTTCGACGCAAGGGTCGACTGTCACCGCGACTGACAGTCAATTCAGGGGGGGCGAAGCCGGGATACAGATAACCGCGTTAAGCAACCTGACACTGATCGACAGTGAAGTGACGGGACAGGCCGCGGGCAGTGTCGGCCTGAATATGATCGGCGGTGAAGTGCACGCTACAGACGGTACTCGTATCAGCGGCGACCGGGCGGGTGTGCGGATGGTCAATGACTCGTCCGTTTCAGGCAGCAATACGCTGGTACTGGACGGTGCCAGTGTAGAGGGGCGCAATGGGCCGGCGATAGAGGTTGCCGGTGGTGCAAACGTCATCATCGAGGTGCTGAACAACTCCACTTTGCAAGGTAGCGCTAATCAATTGCTGGCGGTTCAAGAGGCTTCGACCGCCGCTGTAAAGGTTGGCAATAGTACGTTGATTGGCAACTTTTCAGTGACGGGTGCCAGCACGGCTGATTTCATTTTCGACCGAGGCCATATGACCGGAGACATGCTGGTTGAGGACGGCTCGACGGCCAACGTCACCCTGCAGAACCAGTCGCAATTCACCGGTCGCCTGGACAAGGTCGCCAGCGTCAACATCAATGACAATTCAAACTGGACCCTGACTGGCGATGACTTCGTTGGCGCAATGCGCCTGGAGGGCGGTCGGGTTATTTTCGGCGCAGCGCAGGCACCCGCGACGTACTTTGAACTGACGGTCGGCTCACTCGCCGGTACCGGTACGTTTGAGATGAAAGGTGATTTTGCCAGCGGGCAGAGGGATTTCCTCAATGTCCTTGGTCAATCAGAGGGGCAGTTCGATCTCGCTGTGCAGGCTTCGGGGCTGGATGCGGCGTCGCCTCAGCAATTGACGCTGGTGCGTACTGGCACAACCGATGGAGCGAATTTTGCGCTGGCCGGCGATCAGAGAGTGGATGTCGGCACATGGTCCTACGGCCTGGCCAGTCGGGAAATCGAGGGAGGCGCGAAGGAGTGGTTTCTCGACCCGACCACCGAAGTCATCAGCCCCGGCGCGCGCTCGGTACTGGCCTTGTTCAACACCGCCCCGACCGTGTGGTACGGCGAGTTGAGTTCGTTGCGCAGCCGCATGGGCGAATTGCGTTTCAACGGTGGCCAGGCCGGCGGCTGGATCCGCACCTACGGTAACAAGTACAACGTTGCCGATGGCTCGGGCGTGGGTTATCAGCAGACGCAACAGGGTTTGTCCCTTGGCGCCGATGCCCGGGTGGGCGAAAGCCAGGTGCTGGTCGGGGTGCTCGCCGGCACGAGCGAGTCCGATCTGGACCTCAATCGCGGTACGTCGGGAACGGTGAAAAGTTACTACGTCGGGCCTTATGTCACCTGGCTCGACAGTGATACCGGTTATTACTTTGACGGCGTGCTCAAGTTCAACCGCTTTCGCAACGAGTCCAAGGTCAACCTGAGCGACGGCAGCCGCACCAAAGGTGATTACGACAACTGGGGTGTAGGCGGTTCCGCCGAGTTCGGTCGGCATATCAAACTGGCGAACGGCTACTTCGTCGAACCGTCCGCGCAACTGTCGGCCGTGCAGATCCAGGGCAAACACTACACGCTGGACAACGACATGGACGCCGACGGTGATCGTATGCGCTCACTGCTCGGCAAGGCCGGTGCGACGTTCGGACGTAACTTCGCTCTCGCCAACGGCGCTGTCGCCCAGCCTTATGTGCGTGCGGCGGTTGCGCATGAGTTCGCGTCGAACAACGAAGTGAAGGTCAACAACAACGTGTTCAATAATGACCTGTCAGGTTCCCGGGCCGAGTTTGGTGCGGGGGTGGCGGTGGCGATGTCCCAGCGGTGGCAGATGCATTTCGACCTGGATTATGCCAAGGGGAAGCATATTGAACAGCCTTACGGGGTGAATCTGGGGTTGCGGTACTTTTGGTAA